Proteins encoded by one window of Armatimonadia bacterium:
- a CDS encoding ribonuclease Z has protein sequence MAEEITLTVLGTATCTPEAGRDSSCYCVNGSLLVDAGWHVVAGLTSAGLDPLDIDALIVTHCHHDHYMGIVGLLFYLGLEGRRVPEKRFLHVYGPAGEIGRVVEDAQRFLQTDRYPELEFPVEVHDVAPGDQFTDCGLEVKAVKALHNVPSLCYRVENASGVSVTFSGDTPFNPALVELAQGTDLLLHEMSFGPNSTRDKEGAAHSGSPEAAEVAALAGARRLALVHGYVAAQAASLAAAQERFPATFVPREGDVLHVGG, from the coding sequence GTGGCCGAGGAGATCACCCTTACGGTTCTGGGCACAGCTACTTGCACGCCGGAGGCCGGTCGCGATTCCAGTTGCTACTGCGTGAACGGTTCGCTGCTGGTAGACGCCGGCTGGCACGTTGTCGCCGGGCTTACCTCCGCCGGCCTTGACCCGCTGGACATCGACGCGCTGATTGTGACGCACTGTCACCACGACCACTACATGGGGATCGTGGGGCTGCTGTTCTACCTTGGACTCGAAGGCCGTCGGGTGCCCGAGAAGCGGTTCCTGCACGTCTACGGGCCTGCGGGCGAGATCGGGCGTGTCGTCGAGGACGCCCAGCGCTTCCTGCAGACCGACCGGTACCCGGAGCTGGAATTCCCTGTGGAAGTGCATGACGTAGCGCCCGGTGACCAGTTCACGGACTGCGGGCTGGAAGTGAAGGCCGTGAAGGCCCTGCACAACGTTCCCAGCCTCTGCTACCGGGTGGAGAACGCGAGTGGCGTCTCGGTGACCTTCTCGGGTGACACGCCTTTCAACCCGGCACTGGTGGAGCTCGCCCAGGGCACCGACCTGTTGCTGCACGAGATGTCCTTCGGCCCCAACTCGACCCGTGACAAGGAAGGGGCGGCGCACTCCGGATCACCGGAGGCGGCTGAAGTGGCAGCGCTGGCCGGTGCTCGTCGGCTCGCCCTGGTTCACGGCTATGTGGCCGCACAGGCTGCCTCCCTGGCCGCCGCCCAGGAGCGTTTCCCGGCGACCTTCGTTCCCAGGGAGGGCGACGTGCTGCACGTGGGCGGCTGA
- a CDS encoding glycosyltransferase family 4 protein has translation MKRLLAVGLSHDVWPPLMYRISEQLAQEGWQVTHIYSAQEALDRALASAADFENIVVDRPELTPTNVLGTIGAIKGAVRQYLSQGAADLVIAHHAAALPALVHCRGAQPLVYLASDLYDFNTLKPLMNRCAENHYQRYFAGAIVNNQARVDILRSRYHWGCPMVVLPNAPSISEQPPVEADARERVLELFRRQGTEPKHVAYYAGSISDQRCVVHLVQALAQLPPEVGLLLVGFRRREADPYERSVLEEIAKQGVGDRVVCLDHLRHPDMLTYTMGADVGMMLYRPDGPNTIYCAPNKLFEYAMCGVPVLCWEHPHLKDLVRGELEGECIAQITPEAIAEAIRKVLARADAGTSERLRRLFAERLCFERHWEQQRAQLLSLAGGGA, from the coding sequence ATGAAGCGTCTTTTGGCTGTCGGCCTGAGCCACGATGTGTGGCCGCCGCTCATGTACCGGATCAGCGAGCAGCTCGCACAGGAAGGCTGGCAGGTAACCCATATATACAGCGCCCAGGAGGCTCTCGACCGCGCTCTGGCCTCTGCGGCAGACTTCGAGAACATCGTCGTGGATCGGCCGGAGCTAACGCCGACGAATGTCCTGGGGACCATCGGGGCCATCAAGGGCGCGGTTCGGCAGTACCTGTCGCAAGGTGCTGCCGACCTGGTGATCGCCCACCATGCAGCGGCTCTGCCGGCGCTGGTTCACTGCCGGGGTGCGCAGCCCCTGGTCTACCTGGCCTCCGATCTGTACGACTTCAATACGCTCAAGCCCCTGATGAACCGGTGCGCCGAGAACCACTACCAGCGCTACTTCGCCGGCGCGATCGTGAACAATCAGGCCCGCGTGGACATCCTCCGGAGTCGCTACCACTGGGGCTGTCCGATGGTGGTCTTGCCGAACGCGCCCTCGATCAGCGAGCAGCCGCCGGTGGAAGCTGACGCCCGGGAGCGAGTACTGGAGCTTTTTCGGCGACAGGGCACTGAGCCAAAGCACGTTGCGTACTACGCCGGGTCGATCTCCGACCAGCGTTGCGTCGTGCATCTGGTTCAGGCTCTGGCTCAGTTGCCGCCCGAGGTGGGCCTGCTGCTGGTCGGCTTCCGGCGACGTGAGGCGGACCCCTACGAAAGGTCGGTACTGGAGGAGATCGCGAAGCAGGGAGTGGGCGACCGCGTCGTCTGCCTGGATCACCTGCGCCACCCTGACATGCTGACCTATACGATGGGCGCCGACGTGGGGATGATGCTGTACCGGCCGGACGGGCCAAATACCATCTACTGCGCCCCCAATAAGCTGTTCGAGTATGCCATGTGCGGGGTGCCCGTTCTGTGCTGGGAGCACCCGCACCTCAAGGACCTGGTTCGCGGTGAGCTCGAAGGCGAGTGCATCGCGCAGATAACGCCGGAGGCGATTGCCGAGGCGATTCGCAAGGTGCTGGCACGGGCTGACGCCGGAACGTCGGAACGACTGCGGCGCCTGTTTGCCGAGCGCCTGTGCTTCGAGCGCCACTGGGAGCAGCAGCGAGCGCAGTTGCTGAGCCTGGCGGGAGGTGGGGCGTAG
- a CDS encoding glycosyltransferase family 4 protein — protein sequence MSDKPKVLHIITKMVACGGASLTAKLLAEHQASEQSAFEPALAYGLGTEEEEEALSVAGSVEQFQVASLVRPLRPLQDWRALGELREVIRSYRPAVVHTHSSKAGVLGRLAARKERVPVIVHHVHGWSFHDRMPAWERNLFVGIERYMARRCHGLLMVAREDQRIAAERSIGASSQWHMVRSGLRMEEFAPTDPERREAARRALGIDEGRFVVGTVAQLRPQKSPLDFVKVAKAVTCQHEDALFVWIGDGPMRGEVEMAIAQEGLGERLRLVGSRTDVRDLYPAFDVFLLTSLWEGLPRTVVEASVVGLPVVATAVAGTAEAIRDGHSGLLAEPGDVAGLTSCILRLYEDPALRRGLCAHAQAMREEFSIERVVADLEGLYLSLLSEGKGGQAAFGTAGESDP from the coding sequence TTGTCCGACAAGCCGAAGGTACTGCACATCATCACGAAGATGGTAGCGTGTGGAGGGGCTTCACTCACCGCCAAACTCCTGGCGGAGCACCAGGCGTCGGAGCAGTCCGCCTTTGAGCCCGCCCTGGCCTATGGGTTGGGGACGGAGGAAGAGGAAGAGGCGCTGAGCGTCGCCGGTAGCGTGGAGCAGTTCCAGGTCGCCAGCCTGGTTCGGCCTCTGAGGCCCCTGCAGGACTGGCGTGCCCTGGGTGAACTGCGGGAGGTCATCCGCAGCTACCGGCCCGCGGTGGTTCACACTCATAGCTCAAAGGCCGGCGTTCTGGGGCGGCTTGCCGCTCGTAAGGAACGAGTGCCGGTCATTGTGCATCATGTCCACGGGTGGAGCTTCCATGACCGGATGCCGGCATGGGAGCGTAACCTGTTTGTCGGCATTGAGAGGTACATGGCGCGTCGCTGTCACGGGTTGCTGATGGTCGCTCGCGAGGACCAGCGGATCGCTGCAGAGCGCAGCATCGGGGCCTCCTCGCAGTGGCACATGGTGCGCTCGGGGCTGCGAATGGAAGAGTTCGCGCCCACTGACCCCGAAAGACGCGAAGCGGCTCGTCGTGCACTGGGGATCGACGAGGGGCGGTTCGTGGTCGGAACCGTGGCTCAGTTGCGGCCGCAGAAGTCGCCGCTCGATTTCGTGAAGGTCGCCAAGGCTGTCACGTGCCAGCACGAGGACGCACTCTTCGTGTGGATCGGTGACGGGCCGATGCGTGGTGAGGTGGAGATGGCCATTGCCCAGGAGGGGCTTGGTGAGCGTCTCAGGCTGGTTGGCAGTCGCACGGACGTGCGCGACCTGTACCCGGCCTTCGATGTGTTCCTGCTGACCTCCCTGTGGGAGGGTCTGCCCCGAACGGTGGTGGAGGCCTCGGTGGTGGGGCTCCCGGTCGTTGCTACTGCGGTCGCGGGCACGGCAGAGGCGATCCGGGACGGTCATAGCGGTTTGTTGGCGGAGCCCGGCGATGTTGCCGGGTTGACGTCTTGTATCCTGCGTCTGTACGAAGACCCAGCGCTCCGGCGTGGGCTCTGTGCCCATGCTCAGGCCATGCGCGAGGAGTTCTCCATCGAGCGGGTGGTGGCGGATTTGGAAGGCCTGTACCTGAGCCTGCTATCTGAAGGCAAGGGTGGTCAGGCAGCCTTCGGTACCGCAGGAGAGTCGGACCCGTAG
- a CDS encoding lipopolysaccharide biosynthesis protein, translating into MALPQGETRPVEREIRTLARGSLISLCGKLLTKGARVVGGPVMARLLGVDGYGLYCLVDTSINFAMLVLGAPLSLGTVRLVAVHDGAGEDDRAAGTVVFGGVVSLLAGVLAALAMTLGGARLVAEDLLHHPAVAPMLEVSFWALPLLLLGTNLASGCLGKRTVVYQEMAEFSMRVGALVGGVALVLALARTSPPSERAFWACAGVLFGGLAAVLVGLLGMRRCFPRVRLGSWRMCNVAGLVGVALPFVIILVSEFGVGRVNVFLTGLWLSTQDVAVYGAVVAVTFVDSLGLSVVGGILQPTIADLYERGEMEKLQSVFYTATRWVSHLTLPLIVFCMFKAHSILGVFGPSFVVGTLALQIAYVGQAVNASAGHTRCVLGMARGQWVLAVTHSVAMFSNLALCYLLVRVHGLGLVGFAVSSSISVALSALLPMVAIRCQHGLRTYCWRSAKPVAAAVLAAPVLLWYPGGIWVDLAAGFVLYLAAYVAVSLALGLEPEDQMLLQRVAARFRKPSATA; encoded by the coding sequence ATGGCCTTACCCCAGGGTGAGACGCGCCCAGTCGAGCGTGAGATTCGCACCCTTGCCAGGGGCAGCCTTATCAGCCTGTGTGGCAAGCTGCTGACGAAGGGTGCGCGGGTGGTCGGTGGGCCTGTGATGGCTCGCCTGCTCGGCGTCGACGGCTATGGGCTGTACTGCCTGGTCGACACCAGCATCAACTTCGCCATGCTCGTCCTCGGTGCTCCGCTCTCGCTGGGGACTGTGCGGCTAGTGGCGGTGCATGACGGCGCGGGTGAGGACGACCGCGCCGCGGGAACCGTAGTCTTCGGCGGTGTCGTCTCGCTGCTGGCCGGTGTGCTGGCGGCGCTTGCCATGACGCTTGGCGGCGCCCGGTTGGTGGCGGAGGATCTGTTGCATCACCCCGCGGTTGCCCCGATGCTGGAGGTATCCTTCTGGGCGCTGCCACTGCTGCTCCTGGGCACGAACCTTGCTTCGGGATGCCTGGGCAAGCGCACGGTCGTATATCAGGAGATGGCCGAGTTCAGCATGCGGGTGGGTGCGCTCGTGGGTGGCGTGGCCCTCGTGCTGGCCCTGGCGCGGACGTCGCCACCGTCTGAGAGAGCCTTCTGGGCCTGTGCGGGTGTGCTGTTCGGGGGCCTTGCGGCCGTCTTGGTTGGTCTGTTGGGGATGCGCCGCTGCTTCCCACGGGTGAGGCTCGGAAGCTGGCGGATGTGCAATGTGGCCGGGCTGGTTGGTGTGGCGTTGCCCTTTGTCATCATTCTCGTTTCAGAGTTCGGCGTCGGGCGCGTCAACGTGTTCCTGACCGGGCTGTGGCTCTCGACGCAGGATGTGGCTGTCTACGGAGCGGTTGTGGCGGTCACCTTCGTGGATTCACTGGGCCTGAGCGTGGTCGGTGGGATCCTGCAGCCGACGATCGCCGACCTGTACGAGAGAGGGGAGATGGAGAAGCTCCAGTCGGTGTTCTACACCGCTACTCGCTGGGTCTCCCATCTCACCCTTCCGCTGATCGTGTTCTGCATGTTCAAGGCGCACAGCATTCTGGGGGTGTTCGGCCCGAGTTTCGTGGTGGGCACCCTGGCACTGCAGATCGCGTATGTGGGACAGGCAGTGAACGCCTCGGCGGGGCACACTCGCTGCGTGCTCGGGATGGCTCGAGGCCAGTGGGTGCTGGCCGTCACGCACAGTGTGGCCATGTTCTCGAACCTGGCACTGTGCTATCTGTTGGTCAGGGTACACGGTCTGGGGTTGGTGGGCTTCGCGGTCTCTTCGTCCATCTCCGTCGCACTGTCGGCGCTGCTGCCGATGGTGGCCATCCGGTGCCAACACGGCCTGCGGACCTACTGCTGGCGAAGCGCCAAGCCGGTTGCTGCGGCCGTCCTTGCAGCCCCTGTGCTGCTGTGGTACCCGGGCGGGATCTGGGTCGACCTTGCAGCAGGCTTCGTTCTCTATCTGGCGGCCTATGTAGCCGTCAGTCTTGCTCTTGGCCTTGAGCCCGAGGACCAGATGCTCTTGCAGCGGGTGGCTGCGCGTTTCCGCAAACCATCGGCTACGGCCTAG
- a CDS encoding Wzz/FepE/Etk N-terminal domain-containing protein, producing MSTKQPITDDMMPGPYGWQQVPQRDLWHYARILWRRRWWVGTGLAVVLALTVAYVAFAPRVWGARARLLVTGPGRTPLVSTTVSEMATGVTQSPFNFGGSSDLSTQVAILDSRPIAEAALLLIQRRPELLSSLNEGRKRGLTTADIRELMADPTLKNPPAVEGLEARVLVSSLEVGPVETTNVVQVKASAATPEKASEFVNAVCISYLIASLERTQRVASGCLEYVNEQLRDAEQKREAAEQKLVTYTARLKLGDPETGVKLQVEQYAELRGQVGKLKGEVAQKQAQLGECTRQLSRQERVVVQQWTETKNPVVSALEQKLVELNLQRSSLLNTYTETSSKVKALDADLAATKAAIERQTSRVSDATTRAVNPLRAQLLASAATLRVELRSAQAALAQAQGMLSQQDAQVAKMPQEQQNYARLRAEVELTESQYRLLRQKQAEYALAKESQVSGSELLEPATLRERVKVSPRTLLTLLAGCMFGGFLGILLALVAEARDDRYLDAAEAEYDLGLPLLGSIPAIASKGTEAKGRGEEDPAVREAFLSLHATLGFSGPVDRPLTLLVTCGMRGEGATTVASGLALAAAQAGERVALVDANLRSPAVSERMGLAVTPGLVEVVTGQRALAECLQERTLPGGGVLSVLPAGTPEVVTPQALLESQALYEVLRKLQAQADCVVIDAPPPGEFSDALILSRKCSAVLLVFAETQARRPALRSVRTILARAGANVLGLVANRSGAK from the coding sequence GTGAGCACGAAACAACCGATCACCGACGATATGATGCCCGGTCCCTATGGCTGGCAGCAGGTGCCGCAGAGGGACCTGTGGCATTACGCCAGGATTCTGTGGCGGCGGCGTTGGTGGGTAGGTACCGGGCTTGCCGTCGTGCTTGCTTTGACCGTCGCCTACGTGGCCTTCGCACCCCGAGTGTGGGGCGCTCGTGCCAGGCTTCTCGTTACCGGCCCCGGTCGAACTCCCCTTGTCTCAACCACCGTCAGTGAAATGGCCACGGGCGTCACCCAGTCGCCCTTCAACTTCGGAGGTTCCAGCGACCTCTCGACCCAGGTGGCTATCCTCGACAGCAGGCCGATCGCCGAGGCCGCCCTGCTTTTGATCCAGCGACGGCCTGAGTTGCTGAGTAGCCTCAATGAAGGGCGCAAGCGGGGTCTCACCACAGCGGACATCCGCGAGTTGATGGCCGACCCGACGCTCAAGAACCCACCGGCGGTTGAGGGCCTGGAAGCACGGGTGCTGGTCAGTTCGCTGGAGGTCGGCCCGGTGGAGACCACCAATGTAGTGCAGGTGAAGGCTTCCGCCGCGACGCCGGAGAAGGCCAGTGAGTTTGTCAACGCGGTGTGCATCAGCTACCTGATCGCTTCCCTCGAGCGCACACAGCGGGTTGCGTCCGGCTGCCTGGAGTACGTCAACGAGCAGCTGCGGGACGCGGAGCAGAAACGCGAAGCGGCAGAGCAGAAGCTGGTCACGTACACGGCGCGCCTGAAGCTGGGTGACCCCGAGACCGGTGTGAAGCTGCAGGTCGAGCAGTACGCTGAGCTCAGAGGCCAAGTCGGGAAGCTGAAGGGTGAAGTTGCCCAGAAGCAGGCCCAGTTGGGCGAGTGCACTCGGCAGTTGAGCCGGCAGGAGCGTGTTGTAGTCCAGCAGTGGACCGAGACGAAGAACCCCGTCGTAAGCGCCCTGGAGCAGAAGCTTGTGGAGCTGAACCTCCAGCGCTCCTCGCTGCTCAACACCTACACCGAGACCAGCAGCAAGGTGAAAGCGCTGGACGCCGACCTTGCCGCCACGAAGGCGGCGATTGAGCGCCAGACCAGCCGAGTGTCGGACGCGACAACGCGTGCGGTGAACCCCTTGCGTGCACAGCTTCTGGCCTCTGCGGCTACGCTTCGGGTCGAGCTCCGCTCGGCGCAGGCAGCCCTGGCGCAGGCACAGGGCATGCTCTCGCAGCAGGATGCGCAAGTGGCGAAGATGCCCCAGGAGCAGCAGAACTACGCCAGGCTTCGCGCCGAGGTTGAGCTCACCGAGAGCCAGTACCGGCTCCTGCGTCAGAAGCAGGCGGAATATGCCCTCGCCAAGGAGTCACAGGTGAGCGGCAGCGAGTTGCTGGAGCCGGCAACGCTGCGGGAGCGTGTGAAGGTCAGCCCGCGGACCTTGCTGACTCTCCTGGCAGGCTGCATGTTTGGCGGTTTTTTGGGGATCCTGCTTGCGTTGGTGGCCGAAGCACGTGACGATCGCTATCTGGACGCCGCAGAGGCTGAGTATGATCTTGGTTTGCCGCTGCTGGGGAGCATTCCGGCCATCGCGTCGAAGGGCACGGAGGCGAAGGGTCGGGGAGAGGAAGACCCCGCCGTCCGCGAGGCCTTCCTGAGCCTGCATGCGACCCTTGGGTTCTCCGGCCCGGTTGACCGGCCGTTGACGCTTCTTGTGACCTGCGGGATGCGCGGTGAGGGCGCCACCACTGTGGCATCAGGCCTGGCTCTGGCTGCAGCCCAGGCCGGTGAGCGCGTTGCCCTGGTTGACGCGAACCTGCGCAGCCCGGCGGTCTCGGAGCGGATGGGGCTTGCGGTAACGCCCGGGCTGGTTGAGGTCGTGACGGGGCAACGAGCGCTTGCCGAGTGCTTGCAGGAGCGGACTCTGCCTGGTGGGGGAGTGCTGTCGGTGTTGCCGGCGGGAACCCCGGAAGTTGTGACGCCGCAGGCTCTGCTGGAGTCGCAGGCCCTCTATGAGGTCCTCAGAAAACTCCAGGCGCAGGCAGACTGCGTGGTCATCGATGCACCGCCTCCAGGTGAGTTCAGCGACGCCTTGATACTCTCTCGGAAGTGTTCAGCAGTGCTCCTGGTGTTTGCTGAGACGCAGGCTCGGAGGCCGGCGCTGCGCAGTGTCCGCACGATTCTCGCGCGGGCCGGAGCTAACGTACTGGGATTGGTTGCGAATCGGTCGGGGGCAAAATGA